A single window of Danio rerio strain Tuebingen ecotype United States chromosome 15, GRCz12tu, whole genome shotgun sequence DNA harbors:
- the LOC793824 gene encoding sterile alpha motif domain-containing protein 3 isoform X3, translating into MQWTSLSSPTTTSDTEGSTADTEILSPVGASPSLRQQWPEFFDIPNFSVDVEYRLRQADLAYMKDETHMTLPRDMKHDILEKLAETMYSFKAYPDDDNFSSVAKALISKHPCLTEPGPHRWYGWKNSLKFKMANYRTKLRKAGCEDVAINGGKRSKGNPEGDSSSKNIKRPRRGEANYLPNLPEGHDETSLENARMVLVEEIKKKQPNGTLISQMMDQSFPLRRQEIVKKVPAVQNMVERWPALFIERQVFAEFNRIASKNLEGDFFEALDQYAPRFIELFKTKKGTVGQKLRELMQHMSWMTPDVTVLRSVVLKGIPILLGDDSSEFYKTCSDTERDKVLESITVGVLTVVSEDNPHEGQSSVDLQPISTAIILEGVIVMDHIKNLPQAVCLLFGLTYALHLDYPKCMANTLNFIQTVMLGLGKKNLPPKLLTLKNSLLG; encoded by the exons ATGCAGTGGACAT CATTGTCATCACCCACCACAACATCAGACACTGAGGGCAGCACAGCAGACACTGAGATCCTGTCGCCTGTAGGAGCATCACCATCGCTAAGACAACAGTGGCCAGAGTTCTTTGACATACCCAATTTCTCAGTAGATGTTGAGTATAGGCTCAGACAGGCAGATCTTGCCTATATGAAAGATGAAACACATATGACTCTACCACGAGATATGAAGCATGACATACTAGAAAAGCTTGCTGAGACGATGTACAGTTTCAAGGCTTACCCTGACGATGATAACTTCAGCAGTGTTGCAAAAGCACTGATTAGCAAACACCCCTGCCTCACTGAGCCTGGACCACACAGATGGTATGGCTGGAAAAATAGCCTTAAATTTAAGATGGCCAATTATCGCACAAAGCTTCGAAAAGCTGGATGTGAGGATGTAGCAATCAATGGAGGCAAAAGAAGTAAAGGCAACCCAGAAGGAGATTCCTCAAGCAAGAATATCAAGCGGCCAAGAAGAGGTGAAGCAAACTACCTGCCTAACTTACCTGAAGGACATGATGAAACAAGTCTAGAAAATGCCAGAATGGTTTTAGtggaagaaataaagaaaaaacaaccaAATGGCACTCTCATTTCACAAATGATGGACCAATCATTCCCACTACGCAGACAAGAAATTGTAAAAAAGGTGCCTGCTGTACAGAACATGGTTGAACGATGGCCAGCACTCTTCATAGAGAGACAG GTGTTTGCTGAGTTTAATAGAATCGCCAGTAAGAATCTTGAGGGAGACTTCTTTGAGGCTCTGGACCAGTATGCCCCACGTTTCATTGaacttttcaaaacaaaaaagggAACTGTTGGCCAGAAACTCAGGGAGCTGATGCAGCACATGAGCTGGATG ACACCAGACGTCACAGTACTTCGCTCTGTTGTCCTCAAAGGCATTCCCATTTTACTCGGTGATGACTCCAGTGAATTCTACAAGACCTGCTCT GATACAGAGAGAGACAAGGTCCTAGAATCCATCACTGTTGGTGTGCTGACAGTTGTCAGTGAAGATAATCCTCACGAGGGTCAAAGCTCAGTGGACCTCCAGCCCATCTCCACTGCCATCATTCTGGAGGGAGTTATTGTCATGGATCATATTAAAAACTTGCCTCAGGCAGTTTGTCTTTTGTTTGGTCTTACATATGCATTGCATTTGGATTACCCAAAATGCATGGCAAATACTCTCAACTTCATTCAGACTGTGATGCTTGGACTGGGAAAGAAAAACCTCCCACCAAAACTGTTAACTCTGAAGAACAGTCTTCTGGGTTAG
- the LOC793824 gene encoding uncharacterized protein isoform X1, giving the protein MQWTCKYCTFCAEKRGYLLKHYRLKHGCHTRISPLPCLHKECLCTFKSFNALKVHLSTWHTQKDLGNVGETAFHCQLCDFVEPCTDADFFTHLRRHLKLKQKVSCPYQGCNFQSNVYSTFNAHKSKEHQDHNNMAFKPEIVSHNELEEPPPHTNIQPEDSAPETDEVEFEVTELSEDVENLESQLEHNVAALFLKMKSILNISENALQEVIEQINQIYVLSQPLLHTSVKKILNQHCGDVEDSLVSEIVKVFTENNVFLKFTSTGGSLSTTSKRTSYISKEFSVVTPVEFVLKDDKQTFVYIPVLKMLQTLLNNGDILDKAMSPEPNLSQGYRSHRDGSRFKDNSLLTEEEFRIALCLYIDDFEVANPLGTSRKKHKLCAIYWVLGNLHPKYRSSLHSIQLALLCKVSSLKDHGYGEILRPLIQDLVFLEQQGVYVEQLGASIKGTVLFVAADNLAAHSLGGFFESFTVSQMCRFCMAKREEIQHKEVRTGSFPSRTKENHDRQVQDVLQDPTMAQQYGVKRSCPLSKSLEHFHVVNGYPPDLLHDLLEGVVPAELALCLKALISKGYFSLEILNVAIKQFPYTFSDRTNQPQIIAKNFASKATIGGNGHENWTLLRLLPLLIGHHIPEGDETWEVLMNLKDVVELSVSASFSEESVCFLDCKIAEHRDIFQKVFPNEKLRPKHHYIEHYPQLIQTFGPLCDVWTMRFEGKHKFFKKVVRHIHNFKNIPLTLALRHQHMIAFHLAATSFFKPSVEINKVKSVMVASFPENVKNRLHLRNNQNTVLVAASVCIDGIKYSANMVISVGSCSGLPDFRQIAKIVVINTDIIFVCRLMKSWYNEHLRAYELCSSHLPTFSVTQLSELNDVFPISLYRVVDKQLVTLKRHILC; this is encoded by the coding sequence ATGCAGTGGACATGTAAGTACTGCACATTTTGTGCTGAAAAGAGGGGCTACTTACTTAAACATTACCGCTTAAAACACGGGTGCCACACTCGAATATCACCACTACCATGCCTTCATAAGGAATGCCTGTGCACATTTAAATCTTTCAATGCACTCAAAGTCCACTTATCAACATGGCACACTCAAAAGGACTTAGGGAACGTGGGTGAAACTGCTTTCCATTGTCAGCTGTGTGACTTTGTGGAGCCTTGCACTGATGCTGACTTTTTTACCCATTTACGAAGACATTTGAAGCTGAAGCAAAAGGTTTCTTGTCCATATCAAGGCTGTAACTTTCAGAGCAATGTTTATTCAACCTTTAATGCACATAAAAGCAAAGAACATCAAGACCACAATAACATGGCATTCAAACCTGAAATTGTGTCACATAATGAACTTGAGGAACCTCCACCTCATACAAATATTCAACCCGAGGATAGTGCCCCTGAAACTGATGAGGTTGAGTTTGAGGTTACTGAGCTCAGTGAAGATGTGGAGAACTTGGAGAGTCAGTTGGAACATAATGTAGCTGCTCTATTTctgaaaatgaaatcaattctTAACATCTCTGAAAATGCCCTGCAAGAAGTTATAGAGCAGATCAATCAAATTTATGTGCTTTCACAGCCATTGTTACATACAtctgttaaaaaaatactaaatcaaCATTGTGGAGATGTTGAGGACTCTTTAGTGAGTGAGATAGTTAAAGTATTTACTGAGAATAATGTATTCCTAAAATTCACCTCTACTGGGGGGTCATTGTCAACCACTAGCAAGCGAACATCATACATTTCAAAAGAATTCTCAGTGGTAACGCCTGTTGAGTTTGTCCTAAAAGATGACAAGCAGACATTTGTGTATATCCCCGTACTAAAAATGCTGCAGACATTGCTAAACAATGGAGACATTTTAGATAAGGCCATGTCACCTGAGCCAAATTTGTCACAAGGATACCGATCTCACAGGGATGGTTCCCGGTTTAAAGACAATTCTCTCTTGACAGAGGAAGAATTCAGGATTGCTCTTTGCTTGTACATAGATGATTTTGAGGTGGCTAACCCCTTAGGAACCTCCAGAAAGAAACACAAGCTATGTGCCATTTACTGGGTACTTGGAAATCTACACCCTAAATATCGCTCCTCTCTTCATTCCATTCAGCTTGCTCTACTTTGCAAGGTCAGCAGTCTCAAAGACCATGGTTATGGGGAAATTCTCCGTCCACTCATTCAGGACCTTGTTTTTCTTGAGCAACAGGGTGTATATGTTGAACAGTTAGGAGCCAGCATAAAAGGCACAGTATTATTTGTTGCAGCAGATAATTTAGCTGCCCATTCTTTGGGAGGGTTCTTTGAGAGCTTCACAGTAAGTCAGATGTGCCGATTCTGTATGGCCAAACGGGAGGAAATACAACACAAGGAAGTGAGGACAGGCTCATTTCCATCAAGAACAAAAGAAAATCATGATAGACAGGTGCAAGATGTATTGCAGGATCCTACCATGGCTCAACAATATGGCGTGAAAAGAAGCTGCCCACTTAGTAAAAGCTTGGAACATTTTCATGTTGTCAATGGGTATCCTCCAGACCTTTTGCATGATCTTCTGGAGGGTGTTGTTCCGGCTGAACTGGCTTTGTGCTTAAAGGCACTAATATCAAAGGGATACTTCTCACTTGAAATCCTGAATGTGGCTATTAAACAGTTTCCATATACATTTTCAGACAGAACAAACCAACCCCAGATCATCGCAAAGAACTTTGCTTCCAAAGCAACAATTGGAGGAAATGGTCATGAAAATTGGACACTCCTTCGCCTTCTGCCACTACTGATAGGTCATCACATTCCCGAGGGGGATGAAACCTGGGAGGTTTTAATGAACTTAAAAGATGTAGTGGAATTGTCAGTGTCTGCAAGCTTCTCAGAGGAGTCAGTGTGCTTTCTTGACTGCAAGATTGCAGAACATAGAGATATATTTCAGAAAGTTTTCCCGAATGAGAAGCTACGACCGAAGCACCACTACATTGAGCACTATCCTCAACTAATTCAAACTTTTGGTCCATTGTGTGATGTGTGGACAATGCGTTTTGAAGGCAAACACAAGTTCTTCAAGAAAGTTGTGCGTCACATTCACAACTTCAAAAACATACCCCTTACTTTAGCTCTCAGACACCAGCATATGATAGCCTTCCATTTAGCTGCTACCTCCTTTTTCAAGCCATCTGTTGAAATTAACAAAGTGAAGTCTGTAATGGTTGCTTCATTTCCTGAAAATGTGAAGAACCGTCTCCATCTCAGGAATAACCAGAACACAGTCCTTGTAGCAGCTTCTGTTTGCATAGATGGCATTAAGTACAGTGCTAATATGGTAATTTCCGTTGGATCGTGCTCAGGGCTGCCAGATTTCAGACAAATAGCAAAGATTGTGGTGATCAATACAGACATAATATTTGTCTGCAGACTTATGAAATCATGGTACAATGAGCATCTTAGAGCGTACGAGCTCTGTAGTAGCCATTTGCCCACGTTCTCTGTCACTCAGTTGTCTGAATTAAATGATGTTTTCCCGATTTCACTTTACAGAGTTGTAGACAAGCAGCTTGTCACACTGAAACGGCACATATTATGCTGA
- the LOC793824 gene encoding sterile alpha motif domain-containing protein 3 isoform X2: MDQRLLLRVIIAEDDIRKLTLNKRPQSIEEFKVQLVDKLSLQYDFKLQYEDQDFNNALCNLTEITDLPERATVKIIPLVALHLTALSSPTTTSDTEGSTADTEILSPVGASPSLRQQWPEFFDIPNFSVDVEYRLRQADLAYMKDETHMTLPRDMKHDILEKLAETMYSFKAYPDDDNFSSVAKALISKHPCLTEPGPHRWYGWKNSLKFKMANYRTKLRKAGCEDVAINGGKRSKGNPEGDSSSKNIKRPRRGEANYLPNLPEGHDETSLENARMVLVEEIKKKQPNGTLISQMMDQSFPLRRQEIVKKVPAVQNMVERWPALFIERQVFAEFNRIASKNLEGDFFEALDQYAPRFIELFKTKKGTVGQKLRELMQHMSWMTPDVTVLRSVVLKGIPILLGDDSSEFYKTCSDTERDKVLESITVGVLTVVSEDNPHEGQSSVDLQPISTAIILEGVIVMDHIKNLPQAVCLLFGLTYALHLDYPKCMANTLNFIQTVMLGLGKKNLPPKLLTLKNSLLG; the protein is encoded by the exons ATGGACCAGAGGTTGTTACTGAGAGTCATCATCGCTGAAGATGATATAAGGAAGTTGACTTTAAATAAGAGACCACAGTCCATTGAAGAATTCAAAGTGCAACTGGTGGATAAACTGTCACTGCAGTATGACTTTAAACTGCAGTATGAAGATCAAGACTTCAATAATGCCCTCTGCAATTTGACTGAAATAACTGATTTACCTGAAAGAGCTACAGTCAAAATCATCCCTCTTGTGGCTCTCCATTTAACAGCATTGTCATCACCCACCACAACATCAGACACTGAGGGCAGCACAGCAGACACTGAGATCCTGTCGCCTGTAGGAGCATCACCATCGCTAAGACAACAGTGGCCAGAGTTCTTTGACATACCCAATTTCTCAGTAGATGTTGAGTATAGGCTCAGACAGGCAGATCTTGCCTATATGAAAGATGAAACACATATGACTCTACCACGAGATATGAAGCATGACATACTAGAAAAGCTTGCTGAGACGATGTACAGTTTCAAGGCTTACCCTGACGATGATAACTTCAGCAGTGTTGCAAAAGCACTGATTAGCAAACACCCCTGCCTCACTGAGCCTGGACCACACAGATGGTATGGCTGGAAAAATAGCCTTAAATTTAAGATGGCCAATTATCGCACAAAGCTTCGAAAAGCTGGATGTGAGGATGTAGCAATCAATGGAGGCAAAAGAAGTAAAGGCAACCCAGAAGGAGATTCCTCAAGCAAGAATATCAAGCGGCCAAGAAGAGGTGAAGCAAACTACCTGCCTAACTTACCTGAAGGACATGATGAAACAAGTCTAGAAAATGCCAGAATGGTTTTAGtggaagaaataaagaaaaaacaaccaAATGGCACTCTCATTTCACAAATGATGGACCAATCATTCCCACTACGCAGACAAGAAATTGTAAAAAAGGTGCCTGCTGTACAGAACATGGTTGAACGATGGCCAGCACTCTTCATAGAGAGACAG GTGTTTGCTGAGTTTAATAGAATCGCCAGTAAGAATCTTGAGGGAGACTTCTTTGAGGCTCTGGACCAGTATGCCCCACGTTTCATTGaacttttcaaaacaaaaaagggAACTGTTGGCCAGAAACTCAGGGAGCTGATGCAGCACATGAGCTGGATG ACACCAGACGTCACAGTACTTCGCTCTGTTGTCCTCAAAGGCATTCCCATTTTACTCGGTGATGACTCCAGTGAATTCTACAAGACCTGCTCT GATACAGAGAGAGACAAGGTCCTAGAATCCATCACTGTTGGTGTGCTGACAGTTGTCAGTGAAGATAATCCTCACGAGGGTCAAAGCTCAGTGGACCTCCAGCCCATCTCCACTGCCATCATTCTGGAGGGAGTTATTGTCATGGATCATATTAAAAACTTGCCTCAGGCAGTTTGTCTTTTGTTTGGTCTTACATATGCATTGCATTTGGATTACCCAAAATGCATGGCAAATACTCTCAACTTCATTCAGACTGTGATGCTTGGACTGGGAAAGAAAAACCTCCCACCAAAACTGTTAACTCTGAAGAACAGTCTTCTGGGTTAG